One segment of Meriones unguiculatus strain TT.TT164.6M chromosome X, Bangor_MerUng_6.1, whole genome shotgun sequence DNA contains the following:
- the LOC110542109 gene encoding large ribosomal subunit protein eL42-like has product MVNVPKTHWTICKKCDKPHKVTQYIKGKDSLHAQGKRCYDRKQSGYGGQTTPIFCEKAKTTKKIVQRLECVKPNCRSKRMLSIKR; this is encoded by the coding sequence ATGGTGAATGTTCCCAAGACCCACTGGACAATCTGCAAGAAATGTGACAAGCCCCACAAAGTGACACAGTACATTAAGGGCAAGGATTCTTTGCATGCCCAGGGGAAACGCTGTTATGACAGGAAACAGAGTGGCTATGGTGGGCAGACTACGCCTATTTTCTGCGAAAAGGCTAAAACTACAAAGAAGATTGTGCAGAGACTTGAGTGTGTTAAGCCCAACTGCAGATCTAAGAGAATGCTGTCCATTAAGAGATGA